GCACGAACGCGAAGGCGACGTGCAGGGCCTGCGGTACCTCTACCGCCCCATCGACCTCACCGAGCTGGGACTCCCCGGCCAGAGCGTCGGCGAGCTCCTGACCGGCGCCTACCGCCTGGGCTTTAATGGCCTGAACATCACCCACCCGTGCAAGCAGCTGGCCCTGGAACACCTTGACGAGGTCACTCCGGACGCCCGCCGCCTCGGCGCGGTCAACACGGTGACCATCCGGGACGGCCGCTTCATTGGCCACAACACCGACTTCTCCGGGTTCGCGGCCGCCCTGGCCACGGGCCTGCCGGGCGCCAAGCTGAACCGCGTGGTGCAGCTGGGTGCCGGCGGCGCAGGCTCTGCGGTCGCCTACGCCCTGCTCACCGCCGGTGTCCGCGAACTGGACCTGGTGGACACCGATCCTGCCCGCTGCGCTGCGCGCGCCGCCGAACTGGCCGGCTTCTTCCCGGACCAGCTGGTCACCGCCCGGACGACGGCGGAGCTGCCGCAGCTGATGCCGCTGGCCGACGGCCTGGTGCACTGCACCCCGGTGGGCATGGCCGCCCACCCCGGCGTCCCGCTGGACATGTCCCTGGTGGAATCGCGGCACTGGGTCGCGGACATCGTGTACCGCCCGATCGAGACCCGACTGATCCGCGAGGCCCGGGCGAAGGGCTGCGACGTGCTCGACGGCGGGCGGATGGCCGTGGGGCAGGCCGCCGACGCCTTCCGGATCTTCACCGGCCTCGAGGCCGACGCCGACCGGATGCGCGCGCACTTCCTGGCACTCGTCGCCGCCGAAGAGGTGGCCGCCTGATGCGCACCGGAATCGCCACCGTCTGCCTCTCCGGCACGCTGCGGGAAAAAATGCAGGCCTGCGCCAGCGCGGGCTTCGACGGGATCGAGATTTTCGAACAGGACCTCGTCACGTCCCCGCTGAGCCCCGAGGACGTCCGCAAGATGGCCGCCGACCTGGGACTGGGCCTGGATCTCTACCAGCCGTTCCGCGACTTCGACAGTGTGCCCGGGGACGTGCTCGCCGCCAACCTGCGCCGGGCGGAGGCCAAGTTCCGGCTCATGTCCCGCCTCGGCATGGACACCATCCTGGTCTGCTCCAACGTTGCCACCGCCAGCATTGACGACGACGGACTCCGGGCCGAACAGCTCGCCGCGCTCGCCGCCCTCGCCCAGGACCACGGGGTCAAAGTGGCCTACGAGGCACTGGCCTGGGGGAAGTACGTCAACGACTACGCGCACGCCCACCGGCTCGTGGAAACGGTGGACCACCCCAACCTCGGCACCTGCCTGGACTCCTTCCATATCCTCTCCCGCGACTGGGACACCGCCCCGATCGAGGCCTTCAACCCGGAGAAGATCTTCTTCGTCCAGGTGGCTGATGCGCCCAAGCTGTCCATGGACGTGCTGTCCTGGAGCCGGCACTACCGCGTCTTCCCGGGCGAAGGGCAGTTCGACCTCGCCAAATTCCTCGGCCACGTGGTCCGGGCCGGCTACACCGGCCCGGTGTCCCTGGAGGTCTTCAACGACGTCTTCCGCCAGTCCGACGTCGAACGCACCGCCGTGGATGCGATGCGGTCGCTGATCTGGCTCGAGGAGCAGGCCGCCAAATGGCTGGACGCGGCTGCAGCCGCCGAAAACGGCGCCGCCGGCGCCGGTACCCGCACGGCCGGCCGCCGCCGTTACCCGATGGAACTGGCCACGCTCCCGCAGGTGGCCGAGCCGGCCGGCTTCAACTTCGCCGAGGTCAGGGCCGCGGACACCGCAGGACTGGAAACCCTGCTGGGCCAGCTGGGGTTCGCGTTCAACGGGCGCCACCGGACCAAGAATGTGCAATTGTGGACCATGGGCCACGCCCGCGTGATCATCAACGAAGACTCCTCCCAGGAATCCCGCGACTCCCAGGCCGCCATGGCACCTGCAATTTCCGCCCTGGGCTTCGACGTCGATTCCCCCGTGATCGCCGCGGCCCGGGCCCAGCAGCTCAAGGCCCCTGCCGTGCCGCGCAAGAGCCAGGCCGACGAGGAAATCTTCCAGGGCTTCGCCGCCCCGGACTTCACCGAGATCTTCCTGTGCCAGGGCAGCCCCGACGGAACTGCCGTGTGGACCCGCGAATTCGGCAAGGGAATGGCAGCCCCGGCTCCCGGCCCGGCAGCCGGGCAGAGTGCCGTAATTGACCACGTCAACCTGGCCCAGCCCTGGCAGCACTTCGACGAAGCCGTCCTCTTCTACACCAGCGCCCTGGCGCTGGAACCCCAGCCATACGCGGAAGTCGCCAGCCCCACCGGGCTGGTCCGGTCCCAGGTAATGCTCACCCGCGACCGCGGCGTCCGCCTGGTGCTGAACCTGGCCCCGCTGGTCCAGCGCGAAGGCGCCCCTGCAGAGGGGACCGCCGGCCCGGACGCGACTGCCGGCACCGGCCAGCGCCGGACCTACCAGGAACACATCGCCTTCGCCGTGGATGACCTGGTGGCGACGGCCCGGTCCGCGCGGGCTCGGGGCCTTGATTTCCTCCGGATCCCGTCGAACTACTACGAGGACCTCGACGCGCGTTTCGACCTGGACCCTGCCTTCCTGGCCACCCTCCGGGACCTCAACCTGCTGTACGACCGCGATGCCGACGGCGAGTTCCTGCACTTCTACACCGCCACCGTGGGCAGCGTGTTCTTCGAAATGGTGGAGCGCCGCGGAACCTACGACGGCTACGGGGCGCCGAACGCCCCGGTGCGGCACGCCGTCCAGTACGACCACCTGCACCAGCTCAACCTCACCACCTGAACGGCCCGGCAATAACCCACAACCACCATCAACACCCAACGAAAGGAGGCTGCTGTGCCTGAAGAAATCAACCTTGAGATCTACAACGCGGATCCGCTCACCGAGGACGTGTCCGACGAAACCACGGAGGCAGCACCGAAGACGTATGCTCCCCTGGACGCCGCCGCAGAGTCGCAGGCGGACCTCAGTGCCGAGATGAAGGCCATCGGCGAGGCCTACGCGCAGGCGCTCAAGAACGGTGCCCCGGCAGAGATCCAGCCCCGGCTGGACTATGCGCCGTACCGCAGCAGCGTCCTGCGCCACCCCACCAAGGACCTGCACCACGCGGACCCGGAAACCATCGAGCTCTACTCTCCGGCGTTCGGGCACATGGACGTGCACGCGCTGGAAGCGGACCTGACCATCCAGCACAACGGCGATCCGCTGGGCGAACGGATTGTCGTGTCAGGCCGTGTGCTCGACGGCGACGGCCGTCCCGTCGCCGGCCAGCTCGTGGAGATCTGGCAGGCGAACTCCGCCGGCCGCTACATCCACAAGCGCGACCAGCACCCGGCCCCGCTGGACCCCAACTTCACCGGCGTCGGCCGCTGCATCACGGGCGCCGACGGCTCCTACAGCTTCACCACCATCAAGCCCGGCGCCTACCCGTGGAAGAACCACCTCAACGCCTGGCGCCCGGCCCACATCCACTTCTCCCTGTTCGGGCAGGAATTCACCCAGCGGATCGTCACCCAGATGTACTTCCCCGGGGACCAGCTCTTCCCGCTGGACCCGATCTACCAGTCGATCGTGGACCAGGACGCCCGGGACCGGCTCGTGGCCACCTACAACCACGAGCAGACCAAGCCCGAATGGGCGCTCGCATACAACTGGGACATCGTCCTGACCGGGTCGAAGCGGACCTGGACCGAGAACGAGGCATTAGGCGCAGAAGGAGACCAGCATGAGTAAACTCACCCCGACACCCGGCCAGACAGTGGGTCCGTTCTACGGCTACGCACTGCCCTACACCAAGGACCGCGAGCTGCTGGCCCCGGGCTCGCCGGGCTCCATCCGGCTCCAGGGCACCGTGTACGACGGCGCCGGACACCCGATCCCGGACGCGATCCTGGAGATCTGGCAACCGGACGCCGAGGGCAGCGTTCCGCACCACACGGGTTCGCTCGTGCGGGACGGCTACACGTTCACCGGCTTCGGCCGCAGCGCCGTGGGCAACACCGGCGTCTTCACGTTCACCACGGTCAACCCCGGCCCCACCGAGGAGGGCGCGGCCCCGTTCATTTCCGTCGCGGTCTTCGCCCGCGGCCTGATGAACCGGCTCTTCACCCGGATCTACCTGCCGGAGAACGAGGAGGCGCTGGCCGCGGATCCGCTGCTGTCCTCGCTGGACCCGGACCGCCGCAAGACGCTGATCGCACGCCGCGACGCCGACGGCGGGCTGACGTGGGACATCCGTCTCCAGGGCGAGGGCGAGACCGTGTTCCTCGACTTCGAGGGCGCCTCGACGTGACCTCCCGCGAAACCAGAGGAGCGACCGGGGGCGGCGTGCAGGGCGACGTCGGCCTCCTGAGCCCCGTGTCGGCGTCGCCGTTCGTGGCGGCGCTGACCGGGGACCGGGCCGTCCTTGCCGCCATTCTCCGGGTCGAGGCCGCCTGGGCTGCAGTCCTGGACCAGGCAGCCCTCGCCCCGGCCGGCTCCGCCGCGGTGGTCGCCGCCGCCGCCGAGGTGGGCCGCTATGACGTCGCGGACATTGCCGTGCGCGCCCAGGGTGGCGCCAACCCGGTGATCCCTCTGCTGGCGGATCTCCGCGGCCACGTAAAGGCCCTGGACCTGGCGGGAATCGGTGCGGCGAAAGCCGTGCACACCTCGCTGACCAGCCAGGACGTCCTCGACACGGCGCTCATGCTGCTGTGCCGGGATGCGGTCACGGGACTGCTCACCGAGGTCAAGGCAACGACGGCGGCGCTTGCCACACTCGCCGAACTCCATGCGGACACCCTGTGCGTCGGCCGAAGCCTCACCCAGCACTCCCTGCCGTTCAGCTTCGGGCTCAAGGCGGCCCAATGGTTCCACGGGCTCGCCGCCGCCGCGCGCCGGCTCGAGGCCCTGGAATTCCCGGTGCAGACCGGGGGAGCCGCCGGAACCCTCGCGGCCGGCACCGTGCTGGCGGCGGGCTCGGGCCGCACCCCCTTTGAGCTCTCCGACAGTCTCGCCGCGGAACTCGGCCTCGCCGCAGTCCCGGCGCCGTGGCACACGAACCGGGTGGCGGTGACGTCCCTCGGCGACGCCCTGGCCGCCGTGACCGACGCTGCGGGCAAGATTGCCTCCGACGTGCTGTTCCTCAGCCGCCCTGAGGTCGCCGAACTCGCCGAACCCCGCGCCGCCGGCCGCGGCGGGTCCTCGGCCATGCCGCAGAAGCAGAACCCGGTGCTGTCCGTGCTGGTCCGCAGCGCTGCCCTGCAGGCGCCCGGCCAGGCCGCGCAGCTGCACCTGGCCGCCGCCAACTTCAACGACGAACGCCCCGACGGTGCCTGGCACAGCGAATGGCCGGCCCTCCGCCAGCTCCTCCGCCTCAGCCTCGGCGCCGCCGTGCAGCTCCGCGAACTCGCCGAAGGCCTGCAGGTCTTCCCCGAGGCCATGCGCCGCAACCTGGATCTTTCCGGACCCCTGCTGCTCAGCGAAGCCGTCACGGCCGCCGTCGCACCCCTCCTCGCGGGGAACGTCGCGGATGAGAACAGCGCTGACGGCAAACAGCGGCTGCAGTCCGTCGTGGACCAGACGCTCCAGGTCCCTGCCGCCGAACAGGCCAGCACGTACCGGCGGCTGCTCCGCGCCGCCGTCCCGGCGGAGCTGCTCTCCGGCGCCCGGCTGGAGGAGCTGCTCGACCCGGCCAACTACCTCGGCCAGGCCGCCGAAATCTCCCGCCGCATCCTCGCGGCCTACCCGGACTACAGCGTCAGTGTCACCGACACCAACACCGTCACCGACACAAGAACCGCCGCCGGAACCCACAACCCATCACCGACCCTCGACCTGAACGGAGCCTCCCGTGGCTAGACCTACAGTCAAGGCAGTACTGCTCTCGCCCCAGCGCCCGCTGGGGGACAAGCCCCTCCTTGTGGTGGGTCCGTCCCTGGGGACGTCCACACTGCTGTGGAGCCAGGCAGGCGCCCTGCTCGGGAACGACGTCGACGTCGTCGCCTGGGACCTGCCGGGCCACGGCATCTCACCGGCCGCGCAGGAGGCGTTCACCGTCGCTGAACTGGCGGACGCCGTCATCGAGCTGGTTGATTCGATCGCCCCCGGAGCGAGATTCCACTACGCCGGTGTTTCGCTGGGCGGCGCCACCGGGCTGCAGCTGGGCATCAAGCACGGTGAACGGCTCAAGAGCCTGTCCGTGCAGTGCACCGGTGCCAAGCTCGGCACCCCCGAAGGCTGGCTGGAACGCGCGGAGACCGTCCGCACGCAGGGAACGCCCGTGATGATCCAGGGCTCGGCGCAGCGCTGGTTCGGCCCCGGCTTTATGGAGCGCCAGCCCGAACTCAGCGGCCGGCTGCTGCACAGCCTGCGCGACGCCGACCGCTTCAGCTATGCCTTCTGCTGCGAAGCCCTCGCCGCCTACGACGTCCGGGACGAACTCGGCAGCATCAGCGTTCCCACCCAGGCCATCGCGGGCGTGGAGGACAGCGTCGCACCGCCCTCCGTCGCCGAGGCGATCGTCGAAGGGATCACCGCCGGCGGCGGCACTGCGAGTGCCGTGAGCCTGGAAGGCGTGGCACACCTGGCGCCGTTCGAGGCACCCGGCCACGTTGCCGACTTGCTGCGGACCCTGATCACCTGGACCGAGTCCGGGGGAGCGGCCAAGTGACCGGCCCCGAGCAAACCGGCCCCGAGCGAAACGGAGTGGTCCAGCCCGACGCCACCAGCCAGGAGATCTACGACGGCGGCATGGTGGTCCGCCGCGAGGTGCTGGGCGCCGCGCACGTCGACCGCGCCAACGCCAACAAGGACTCCTTCACCGAGGACTTCCAGGACATGATCACCCGGATCGCCTGGGGCGGCATCTGGACGCGCCCGGGACTAACCCGGCAGATGCGCTCCGCGGTCACCATCACCGCGATGGTGGCCCACGGCCACTGGGAAGAACTGGCCATGCACATCCGCGCCGCCATCACCAACGGCCTGAGCAGGGACGAAATCAAGGAAATCCTGCTGCAGACCGCCATCTACTGCGGAGTTCCCTCCGCCAACACCGCCTTCAAGACCGCCCAGCAGGTGTTCCATGAAATGGACAACACAGCGCTTGACGCAGCCACCCCTCCCAACTAGCTGGCAGCAGGGGCCGTTTTGAGCCCTCAGAACGGGCCTTATCTGCTAGCTAGTTGGGATTCTCAGACGGAAATTAGAGGAAATCATGAACCAGGCTTATCTTTACGATGCCGTCAGGACCCCGTTCGGGAAGTTCGGCGGCGGGCTCGCCGGGGTCCGCCCGGATGACCTTGCCGCGCACGTGATCGGCGAGATCGTGAAGCGCGCCCCGAAGCTCGATGTTGAGCGGATCGATGAGGTGGTGTTCGGCAACGCCAACGGCGCGGGCGAGGAGAACCGGAACATCGCCCGGATGGGCACGCTCCTGGCCGGCCTGCCGGTCTCGATCCCGGGCACCACGGTGAACCGGCTCTGCGGGTCCTCGCTGGACGCGGCGATCATCGCGTCCCGGCAGATCAACACCGGCGACGCGGACCTGATGCTGGTCGGCGGGGCCGAATCGATGTCCCGGGCCCCCTGGGTGCTGCCCAAGACCGAGAAGCCCTACCCGGCCGGGGACATGACCCTGGTCTCCACCACCCTGGGCTGGCGCCTGGTAAACCCGGCCATGCGCCCGGACTGGACCGTGTCCCTGGGCGAAGCCACCGAACGCCTCGCCGACAAATACGGCATCACCCGGGCCGCGCAGGACGAGTTCTCCGCGAACTCCCACAACCTCGCCGCCGCGGCCTGGGACGAGGGCTTCTACGACCGGCTCGTCACCGTGGTCCCGGGCACGGACCTCACCCGGGACGAGGGCATCCGCGCCGGGTCCTCGGCCGAAAAGCTCGCCGGCCTCAAGACCGTGTTCCGCACCGGGGACGGCACCGTCACGGCCGGGAACGCCTCCCCGCTCTCGGACGGCGCGTCCGCGGCGTGGCTGGGATCCGAGAACGCCGCCGGCCTGCTGGGCCTGGAACCGCTGGCCCGGATCGCGGGCCGGGGCGCGCACGCGAACGATCCGCAGTTCTTCGGCTACGCCCCCGTGGAGGCCGCGAACAAGGCCCTCGCGAAGGCCGGGATCGGCTGGGACCAGGTCGGCGCCGTCGAACTCAACGAGGCCTTCGCTGCGCAGTCCCTGGCCTGCATCAACGCCTGGGGCATCGACCCCTCAATCGTGAACCGGCACGGCGGGGCGATCGCGATGGGACACCCGCTGGGCGCCTCGGGCGGCCGGATCCTGGGGACCCTGGCCCGGTCCCTGCAGGCCTCCGGCGAACGCTGGGGCGTCGCCGCGATCTGCATCGGCGTCGGCCAGGGGCTCGCCGTCATCCTCGAAAACGTCACGGCACAAACAGCGACAGTAAAGGGTTAGGACATGCTGAACTTCGTAGACAGCGTCGGCGAGGCAGTCGCCGGCATCAAGGACGGATCCACCGTCATGATCGGCGGCTTCGGCAACGCCGGCCAGCCGTTCGAACTCATCGACGCGCTGATGGACTGCGGCGCCACGGACCTCACCGTGGTCAACAACAACGCCGGCCAGGGCGACCAGGGCCTCGCGCTGCTGATCAAGGAAGGCCGGGTGAAGAAGATGATCTGCTCCTTCCCGCGGCAGTCCGACTCCTGGCACTTCGACGCCAGGTTCCGCGCCGGTGAGATTGAACTGGAACTCGTCCCGCAGGGCAACCTGGCCGAACGGATCCGCGCCGCGGGCGCCGGGATCGGCGGCTTCTTCACCCCCACCGGCTACGGCACCATGCTGGCCGAAGGCAAGGAAACCCGCATCCTCGACGGCCGCGGCCAGGTCTTCGAGACCCCCATCCACGCCGACGTCGCACTCATCAAGGCGCTCAAAGCCGACGGCAAAGGCAACCTTGTCTACCGCAAGACCGCCCGGAACTTCGGCCCGATTATGGCCGCCGCGGCCAAACACACCGTCGTCCAGGTGTCCGAGATCGTCCCCACGGGCGGCCTTGATCCGGAGGTCATCGTGACCCCCGGAATTTACGTCAACAGCATTGTGAAGGTGGCCTGAGATGAGCAGCCAGTCCAACAGCCACGCGGGCATTCAGACATCCGACAAGCCGCTGGGCCGCGATGACCTGGCCCGCCTCGTGGCCCGGGACATCAAGCCCGGCTCCTTCGTGAACCTCGGCATCGGCCAGCCCACCCTGGTCTCCAACTACCTCGAGCCGGAGCAGAACATCACGCTCCACACGGAGAACGGGATGCTGGGCATGGGCCCGGAGGCCACCGGGGACCAGATCGACGGCGACCTCATCAACGCCGGAAAAATCCCGGTGACCGAACTTCCCGGCGCGTCCTACTTCCACCACGCCGACTCCTTCGCGATCATGCGCGGCGGGCACCTGGACATCTGCGTGCTCGGGGCCTTCCAGGTCTCCGCCACCGGCGACCTCGCCAACTGGCACACGGGCGCCCCGGACGCGATCCCGGCCGTGGGAGGGGCTATGGACCTCGCCACCGGCGCCAAGGACGTCTTCGTCATGATGACCCTCCTGACCCGCGACGGCGTTTCCAAGCTCGTCGAGACGTGCAGCTACCCGCTCACCGGCATCGGCTGCGTGACCCGGGTCTACACGGACAAGGCCGTCTTCCTGACCGGCCCTGACGGCGTGGAGGTCCGCGAGACCTTCGGCTGCACGCTCGAGGAGCTGCAGGAAATGGTTCCGGTGCCGCTCAGGGCCGCGGCCGCCGTCGGAAACTGAGAATCCGCCCGCACGGATAAAGTGGTGCGGGACCGAGAGGCAATGGGAATGATTGACGCAGCAAAGGGCGCCAGTACCAGTGGCGCGCCGGCGGCCAGTGACCAGTACGTGCAGTCGCTGGCGCGCGGCCTGGCCGTGATCCGCGCCTTCGACACGGACCACCCGAAGATGACGCTGACCGAGGTGGCGGCCCGGACGGACCTGACCCGGGCCACCGCCCGGCGGTTCCTGTACACCCTCGTGGAGCTGGGCTACGTCCGCACCGACGGCAAGATCTTCGCCCTGACAGCCAAGGTACTGCAGCTCGGATACGCGTACCTGTCCGGTCTGTCGCTGCCACAGCTCGCCCAGCCGCACCTCGAGGAGCTGTCCCTCGATTTGGGGGAGTCGACGTCGGCTGCCGTCCTGGAGGGCACGGACATCGCCTACATCGCCCGCGTGGCGACGCGCCGGATCATGACCGTCGGCATCACCGTCGGCACCCGCTTCCCGGCGTACGCCACCTCGATGGGCAGGGTGTTGCTCGCGGCCCTGCCGCCCGCCCAACTGCAGGAGTACCTTGCCGGGACGGAAATCCGGCCCCTGACGCCGCTGGCCATCGGAACGCGGGAGGGGCTGCTGGCGGAGCTGGCCCGGGTCAGGGCCCAGGGCTGGTGCCTGCTGAACCAGGAGCTGGAGCCCGGGCTGATGTCCATCGCCGCGCCGGTCCACGACGGCCCCAAGGTGGTCGCCGCCATCAACGTGTCCCTGCAGGCCCAGTCGGTTGCGAGCCGGCCGGACCCGGAGGCCTACCTGGATTCGGTGCGCGAGGCCACAGTGGCCACCGCGGAACTCATCTCCGCGGACCTGACCTCCGGACGCTAGCTGCCCTCAGCTGGAAGGGCCCTGCACCGGCGCGGTGGATACCGTAATGGTGACCCCTGCGTCGTCGTCGCGGATTTTGAGGTAAAGGTCCTTGCCGACGAGCGAGGCATGGATGTCCTCGCTGTCCGCCGGGGCGATCTGCTCTGCCAGCCGCGTGACTGCCAGCGCCATGGCCCGGCCCCAATCATGGGGATCCATGCTGGACGCCTCGGCCTCAGCCGAGTAGTTCTCCTGTGCTTCGGACATGTGCTCCCGCTTCCCGCCCCCTGGAGCGCGTCCTGCCAGGCTGATCCGGACAGGCGGCCCGCCGGCAGTTGGCTTACGCCGGCAGGCTCCAGTAGTTGAGCATGGCCAGTCTAGTGACCGTGGCGCGCGGACGTCCACGGTTCGCGTCCCGGCTGCGGAGGTTACACGCGGAATCCCGCTAGGATTTCAATCCGGGACACCCCACTCCACCCTGCCCTCGAAGGACGCCATGCCAGAGAACAATTCCGCGCCTGACAGCCACGCCGCGCCTGAGGGCAATACGCAGCCCAGGCGCGCCGCCGTGGTCATCAACCCCGCCAAATCCGGTGGCCCGGCGCTCCAGGGCGCGGTCCTCCGGCTCTGTGAAACACAAGGCTGGGCCGAGCCGCTCTGGCTCGAAACCACGGTCGAAGACCCGGGAACGGGCCAGGCACGCCAGGCGCTGGAGGCGGGGGTCGACGTCGTGATCGCCGCCGGCGGCGACGGCACCGTGCGCTGCGTCGCCGAGGTGCTCGCCGGAACCGGAACGCCCATGGGACTCGTGCCGCTGGGAACGGGAAACCTCCTGGCCCGCAACCTCGGCGTGGACATCACCGATCCGGTCTCCGCCTGCTACGACGTCCTCAACGGCAGCGACCGGGCCATCGATGTCGTCAAGGCAACGCTGGACCACTCGGACGAGGAACAGGTGTTCCTGGTGATGGCCGGCCTCGGGTACGACGCCGCCATCATGGCCGATACCGTGGACGCGCTGAAGGACCGCATGGGCTGGCTCGCGTACGTTGAGGCCGGCATCCGCAAGCTCCCCGGCAAACCGGTCAAGGCGAGGATCAGCGTGGACGGCGGGGAACCCGTCCGCCGCAGGATCCGCAGCGTCATGATCGGCAATTGCGGCCGGATCATGGGTGGGGTCGAAATCTTCCCGGACGCCAAGGTCGATGACGGCGCGCTGGACCTGTTGATCCTGGCCCCGCGCGGGCGGCTTGGCTGGCTGGGGGTTGTCGCCGGGATCTTTGGCCGGAACAAGCGGGAGACCGAAGCGGTGGAGTACTTCCAGGGCACGTCCGCCGAAATCACCCTGGAGCATGAGCAGGAGTTCCAACTGGACGGTGACCACCTCGGCACCGGAACGCATCTTGCCGTTGCAGTCGAGCGGAATGCCCTGAAGATCCGTATGACCAGCTAAAACACCCTGCGGCGGAGTTCGGCGATACTTGCCTCCCGATTTCCGGTGCCAGCGCGGGGCGGCCACGTCCGGGTAGTAAGTACTACCCGGGCAAGGCCCCGAAGGGTGGTTCGCAAAGGCAAGTATCAACCACTCGTGACCGGGGTATCCCCTACCAACTTGGATTGGCTCAGGCATCAAACGATGCAGCCAATTGCCTTTTGGAGGGAGCCGCAATGGCACGCTGGTTCGTTGTCGCCCCGGATGTTCGGCCGCATGACCGAACATCCTTAATTTGTGCGGACGTAGCGTCCGCCGGCCCGCGGACCGCGTGCCCGAAGGGGCGCCGGTGACGCCGCGGACGGAGGGCGTGCCGCTCGGCCTGGCCCTCCACAGCCCGGGACACGCCGCCGCCCGCACCGGTGGGACGGTGGCAGACCTCGCGTACGCATCCCACGCCGTGCACACGGCCCACGCAGCCCATGCCGCTCCCGCAACCTTTGTCCCCCGGCTGCAGACCACCGCGGGACGCACCACGGCTGACGCTCCGGGGCTGCCCGCAGCCACACCCGCCACCATAACGGCCCCGGCGAGGCTCTCCGGCCGGGAATGGGCGCGGTTCCTGCGCCGCCTCCTGCGTGGCACAGATGCCCTGCTGGTCGTCGTCTGCGTCATCGTTGGATTCCTCGTCCGCTTCGATGGCGGCCAGCCCTTTGCCGGAAGCCCCGCTGACCTCAA
This DNA window, taken from Pseudarthrobacter sp. ATCC 49987, encodes the following:
- a CDS encoding 3-oxoacid CoA-transferase subunit A, with protein sequence MLNFVDSVGEAVAGIKDGSTVMIGGFGNAGQPFELIDALMDCGATDLTVVNNNAGQGDQGLALLIKEGRVKKMICSFPRQSDSWHFDARFRAGEIELELVPQGNLAERIRAAGAGIGGFFTPTGYGTMLAEGKETRILDGRGQVFETPIHADVALIKALKADGKGNLVYRKTARNFGPIMAAAAKHTVVQVSEIVPTGGLDPEVIVTPGIYVNSIVKVA
- a CDS encoding IclR family transcriptional regulator domain-containing protein encodes the protein MIDAAKGASTSGAPAASDQYVQSLARGLAVIRAFDTDHPKMTLTEVAARTDLTRATARRFLYTLVELGYVRTDGKIFALTAKVLQLGYAYLSGLSLPQLAQPHLEELSLDLGESTSAAVLEGTDIAYIARVATRRIMTVGITVGTRFPAYATSMGRVLLAALPPAQLQEYLAGTEIRPLTPLAIGTREGLLAELARVRAQGWCLLNQELEPGLMSIAAPVHDGPKVVAAINVSLQAQSVASRPDPEAYLDSVREATVATAELISADLTSGR
- a CDS encoding thiolase family protein, whose product is MNQAYLYDAVRTPFGKFGGGLAGVRPDDLAAHVIGEIVKRAPKLDVERIDEVVFGNANGAGEENRNIARMGTLLAGLPVSIPGTTVNRLCGSSLDAAIIASRQINTGDADLMLVGGAESMSRAPWVLPKTEKPYPAGDMTLVSTTLGWRLVNPAMRPDWTVSLGEATERLADKYGITRAAQDEFSANSHNLAAAAWDEGFYDRLVTVVPGTDLTRDEGIRAGSSAEKLAGLKTVFRTGDGTVTAGNASPLSDGASAAWLGSENAAGLLGLEPLARIAGRGAHANDPQFFGYAPVEAANKALAKAGIGWDQVGAVELNEAFAAQSLACINAWGIDPSIVNRHGGAIAMGHPLGASGGRILGTLARSLQASGERWGVAAICIGVGQGLAVILENVTAQTATVKG
- a CDS encoding diacylglycerol/lipid kinase family protein, with the protein product MPENNSAPDSHAAPEGNTQPRRAAVVINPAKSGGPALQGAVLRLCETQGWAEPLWLETTVEDPGTGQARQALEAGVDVVIAAGGDGTVRCVAEVLAGTGTPMGLVPLGTGNLLARNLGVDITDPVSACYDVLNGSDRAIDVVKATLDHSDEEQVFLVMAGLGYDAAIMADTVDALKDRMGWLAYVEAGIRKLPGKPVKARISVDGGEPVRRRIRSVMIGNCGRIMGGVEIFPDAKVDDGALDLLILAPRGRLGWLGVVAGIFGRNKRETEAVEYFQGTSAEITLEHEQEFQLDGDHLGTGTHLAVAVERNALKIRMTS
- a CDS encoding 3-oxoacid CoA-transferase subunit B; the encoded protein is MSSQSNSHAGIQTSDKPLGRDDLARLVARDIKPGSFVNLGIGQPTLVSNYLEPEQNITLHTENGMLGMGPEATGDQIDGDLINAGKIPVTELPGASYFHHADSFAIMRGGHLDICVLGAFQVSATGDLANWHTGAPDAIPAVGGAMDLATGAKDVFVMMTLLTRDGVSKLVETCSYPLTGIGCVTRVYTDKAVFLTGPDGVEVRETFGCTLEELQEMVPVPLRAAAAVGN